Proteins encoded in a region of the Enoplosus armatus isolate fEnoArm2 chromosome 16, fEnoArm2.hap1, whole genome shotgun sequence genome:
- the aqp10b gene encoding aquaporin-10b translates to MSYKVNYSPLMRAHTPPPQPCHKVCDVGYGPSMKGQTLLSKADSAVLCGSDPPDDSVPPLKAHLWPDCAEETSGMERLLRKCQIRSQLVRECMAECLGVYVLILFGCGSVAQVTTTQDKKGQYLSINLGFALGVTFGVFVSRGVSGAHLNPAVSLSLCVLGRHPWTKLPFYVFFQVLGAFLAAATVGLQYYDAIWAYSRGELTVTGPTATAGIFSTYPADFLSVWGGVVDQVIGTAALLLCVLALGDQRNSSVPDGLQPALVGAAVLVIGISMGSNCGYAINPARDFGPRLFTYIAGWGVDVFKAGRGWWWVPIVAPCVGALLGTLIYELMIEIHHPPCSSELQTSCQEATEGKTGVELEGVEPDCEKPSSKM, encoded by the exons ATGTCCTACAAAGTGAACTACTCTCCTCTCATGCGTGCGCACACACCGCCGCCTCAGCCATGCCATAAAGTGTGTGACGTAGGCTACGGCCCCAGTATGAAAGGGCAAACTCTGCTCAGCAAGGCAGACAGTGCAGTGCTGTGCGGGTCAGATCCACCTGATGACAGCGTCCCACCTCTGAAAGCTCACCTGTGGCCGGACTGTGCAGAGGAAACCTCAGGGATGGAGAGGCTGCTGAGGAAATGCCAGATCAGAAGTCAACTGGTCAGGGAGTGCATGGCTGAATGCCTCGGAGTCTATGTGCTGATT CTGTTTGGATGTGGCTCTGTTGCCCAGGTGACCACAACTCAAGATAAGAAGGGGCAGTACCTGTCAATCAATCTGGGTTTTGCTCTGGGAGTAACATTTGGGGTCTTTGTGTCTCGTGGAGTCTCAG GTGCCCATCTGAACCCTGCTGTATCTCTGAGTTTGTGCGTTTTGGGCAGACATCCTTGGACAAAGCTCCCTTTCTACGTCTTCTTCCAAGTGCTTGGAGCCTTTCTGGCAGCAGCCACCGTTGGTCTGCAGTACTACG ATGCCATCTGGGCGTACAGCAGAGGTGAGCTGACGGTGACGGGTCCAACTGCCACAGCAGGCATATTTTCCACCTACCCAGCTGACTTCCTCAGTGTGTGGGGAGGCGTCGTGGACCAG GTGATAGGCAcggctgcactgctgctgtgtgtcctGGCTCTTGGGGACCAGAGGAACAGCTCTGTCCCTGATGGTCTTCAGCCTGCACTGGTGGGTGCAGCAGTGCTGGTCATTGGCATCTCGATGGGGTCCAACTGCGGATACGCCATCAACCCGGCCAGGGATTTTGGGCCTCGATTGTTCACGTATATCGCTGGTTGGGGAGTTGATGTGTTCAA GGCTGGACGTGGTTGGTGGTGGGTGCCCATAGTGGCTCCCTGTGTCGGCGCGCTGCTGGGAACACTGATCTACGAGCTGATGATTGAAATCCACCATCCTCCCTGTTCATCTGAGCTCCAGACCTCGTGTCAGGAGGCCACGGAGGGCAAGACaggggtggagctggaggggGTGGAGCCAGACTGTGAAAAACCcagcagtaaaatgtga
- the hax1 gene encoding HCLS1-associated protein X-1, whose amino-acid sequence MSVFDLFRGFFGVPGGHYRGQRDPFFDAMTHDDDDDDDEDEDGFYYDGFRGDQQDPFDSAWRFGFSFGPNGMRIQDPPVFGHVFREMEEIFSQLGRRDEQPESGHFDIPSIMPPPPQDRAERGGEGSSGNLLRDFMLKSRDGDPQGPQAGSSREPRNDGHPSYESPEFHSSPFNGWTPFSKFNGIWRRGPQKAPEEERKEDRDLDSAVSSGGLDQILTPPAGQAPNQPRNRSFFQSVIVTKVVKPDGSVEERRTIRDGQGNEETTVTRSGGPSSLEGPDQTRPVVPGGQHPFSDMRDDDSLFSKFFGGFK is encoded by the exons ATGAGCGTTTTTGATTTATTTCGCGGGTTCTTCGGAGTACCTGGAGGCCATTATCGTGGCCAAAG GGACCCCTTCTTCGATGCCATGACTcatgatgacgacgatgatgatgatgaagacgaagATGGATTCTACTATGATGGCTTCCGGGGGGACCAGCAGGACCCCTTTGACAGTGCCTGGAGGTTTGGCTTCAGCTTTGGCCCCAACGGGATGAGGATCCAGGACCCTCCAGTGTTTGGCCACGTCttcagggagatggaggagatcTTCTCCCAGCTGGGCCGCAGGGACGAACAGCCAGAGTCTGGACACTTTG ATATTCCCAGTATCATGCCACCACCACCtcaggacagagcagagaggggtggagagggaTCCAGTGGGAACCTCCTGAGAGACTTTATGCTCAAATCCCGTGACGGCGACCCACAAGGACCCCAAGCAGGGTCATCAAGAGAACCCAGAAATGATGGGCACCCTTCTTATGAGTCACCAGAGTTTCACAGCTCACCATTCAATGGCTGGACGCCTTTTTCAAAG TTTAATGGTATTTGGAGAAGGGGGCCACAGAAAGCTCCAGAGGAGGAGCGCAAAGAAGACAGAG ATCTGGACTCTGCAGTGTCCTCTGGGGGCCTGGATCAGATTCTGACGCCACCTGCTGGTCAGGCACCGAACCAACCCAGGAACCGATCGTTCTTTCAGTCAGTCATCGTCACTAAGGTGGTGAAACCTGATGGG TCTGTAGAGGAGAGGCGAACAATTAGAGACGGCCAAGGCAATGAGGAGACCACAGTGACCCGCTCAGGAGGTCCTAGTAGCCTGGAGGGACCAGACCAAACTAGACCTGTCGTACCAG GTGGTCAACATCCATTTTCAGACATGCGGGATGATGACTCACTGTTCTCCAAGTTCTTTGGAGGGTTTAAATAA